One window of Desulfuromonadaceae bacterium genomic DNA carries:
- the lnt gene encoding apolipoprotein N-acyltransferase — translation MRRLPIDSALMASLASGILLALAYPRPGLYLCAWFAFVPVLIAARQRPWRNGFIVGVIFFALVLYWVNVVMTTFGGLNWFFSLMAYLLLSGYLALYFAFAVFFAVALRQKIHLPYYLSLPALWIALEFVRAKLFSGFPWGLLGYSQSDNLIVAQFADMFGVYGIGFIIMLVNAVIAEWLLAERVRRIELRPVLAGTVLLILCIIGYGWFRLDNPHTGTTDERTRVTLVQGNIAQSLKWDPAYQQVTLDTYRHLSLRPAMVKPELIIWPESATPFYFQESNPLSRQVRDVARDQSVYLLFGSPAYEANGEDLRYFNSAFMLTPSGEISGRSDKIHLVPFGEYVPLKNILTFVDKLVVGIGEFSPGEMTPLDFDGKKAGVLVCFEGIFPELAAEYVRRGADLLVNITNDAWFGNTSAPWQHLAMTRMRAIENRVWVARAANTGVSAFIAPSGEIIAQSGLFMEATLTAGISPGAGSTLYRQFGFALPYLCCAISLLLLRRYLKRQP, via the coding sequence TATCCCCGTCCCGGCCTCTATCTTTGTGCCTGGTTCGCCTTTGTCCCGGTGCTGATTGCCGCACGACAGCGCCCGTGGCGAAACGGTTTCATCGTCGGTGTGATCTTCTTTGCCCTTGTTCTTTACTGGGTGAACGTCGTTATGACCACCTTCGGGGGATTGAACTGGTTTTTCTCCCTGATGGCCTATCTGTTATTGAGCGGTTATCTTGCCCTTTATTTTGCTTTTGCCGTCTTTTTTGCGGTTGCCCTGCGTCAAAAAATTCATCTCCCCTATTACCTGTCATTGCCGGCGTTATGGATTGCTCTGGAGTTTGTACGGGCGAAGCTGTTCAGCGGATTCCCCTGGGGGTTGCTCGGATATTCGCAGAGCGACAACCTGATCGTTGCCCAGTTCGCCGACATGTTCGGGGTTTACGGCATCGGTTTTATCATCATGCTGGTCAATGCCGTGATTGCCGAGTGGCTTCTGGCTGAGCGTGTGCGCCGGATTGAACTGAGACCGGTGCTGGCGGGGACCGTGTTGCTCATCCTCTGTATTATCGGTTATGGCTGGTTTCGGCTCGATAATCCACACACTGGCACGACGGATGAGCGTACCCGGGTGACCCTGGTGCAGGGCAATATTGCTCAGTCACTGAAGTGGGACCCCGCCTACCAGCAAGTTACCCTCGATACCTACCGGCACCTTTCGCTCCGCCCGGCGATGGTCAAACCGGAGTTGATTATCTGGCCGGAAAGCGCGACGCCCTTCTATTTTCAGGAGAGCAATCCGTTGTCCCGCCAGGTGCGTGACGTCGCCCGCGACCAGTCGGTTTATTTGCTTTTCGGCAGTCCGGCCTACGAAGCGAACGGAGAGGATTTACGTTATTTTAACAGTGCCTTCATGCTGACCCCGAGCGGTGAAATATCGGGGCGCAGCGACAAGATCCATCTGGTGCCCTTCGGTGAATATGTTCCGCTGAAAAATATACTTACGTTTGTTGATAAACTGGTCGTCGGAATCGGCGAGTTTTCCCCCGGTGAAATGACTCCTCTCGACTTTGACGGAAAAAAGGCCGGCGTGTTGGTCTGTTTTGAGGGAATCTTCCCCGAACTGGCGGCGGAGTATGTGCGGCGCGGGGCCGATCTGCTGGTCAATATCACCAATGACGCCTGGTTCGGCAACACCTCCGCGCCCTGGCAGCATCTGGCGATGACGCGGATGCGCGCGATTGAAAACCGCGTCTGGGTGGCTCGCGCGGCCAATACCGGGGTGAGCGCGTTTATTGCGCCGTCCGGGGAAATTATTGCGCAAAGCGGGTTGTTCATGGAGGCAACGCTGACCGCCGGGATTTCCCCCGGCGCCGGGTCGACACTTTACCGGCAGTTCGGGTTTGCTTTGCCTTACCTTTGTTGCGCGATTTCTCTTCTCTTGTTGCGACGATACTTAAAACGACAGCCATAG